From Bacillus pumilus, one genomic window encodes:
- a CDS encoding ABC-F family ATP-binding cassette domain-containing protein, with protein MSLLNVEGLYKTYGEKTLFDHISFHIEPKERIGLIGPNGTGKSTLLKVIAGLESFEEGDISKAGTLDIEFLEQDPEMSGDETILDYIFSGTAPMIQAMKAYEQVLADLEHDPQNEAKQEALMRMQNRMDQEDAWDANLSAKTILTKLGVKDVSRSVHALSGGQKKRVAIAKNLIQPAGLLILDEPTNHLDNATIEWLEGYLSQYSGAVILVTHDRYFLNRVANRIYELNQGQLYTYKGNYEVFLEKRAEREAEAQVKETKRQNLLRRELAWLRRGAKARSTKQKARIGRAEELMDQKGPDAKGELDFAIGSHRLGKQVIEAEDLSISFAGQTLVERFTDLVVPGDRIGFIGPNGVGKTTLLNCLAGKIEPTTGQLTIGQTVRIGYYTQDHKEMDEELTIIEYIKETAEIVKTSDGAIVTAEQMLERFLFPRSMQRTFIRKLSGGERRRLYLLKVLMEEPNVLFLDEPTNDLDTETLSILEDYLEQFPGVVMTVSHDRYFLDRVVHRLLVFEGNGRISHYQGAYSDYMEQEKEAKRTETKPAEKQVEAAPKKRKKLSYKDQLEWDGIEDRIQALEEKHQQLESSIAEAGSDFGKIQELMDEQKAVAEELEQAMDRWTELSLMIEELESHD; from the coding sequence ATGAGTTTATTGAATGTTGAAGGATTATATAAAACATATGGCGAGAAAACGCTGTTTGATCATATTTCTTTTCATATAGAACCAAAGGAACGCATCGGATTGATTGGACCAAACGGAACAGGAAAGTCAACGCTCCTAAAGGTCATTGCGGGACTTGAATCGTTTGAGGAGGGTGACATCTCGAAAGCAGGGACACTTGATATCGAATTTCTCGAGCAAGACCCTGAAATGAGCGGGGATGAAACGATTCTTGATTACATTTTTTCTGGAACGGCACCCATGATTCAAGCGATGAAGGCGTATGAACAGGTGCTAGCCGATTTAGAGCATGATCCGCAAAATGAAGCAAAACAAGAAGCGCTGATGCGCATGCAAAATCGAATGGATCAGGAAGACGCATGGGATGCGAACCTGTCAGCAAAAACGATTTTGACAAAGCTTGGCGTCAAAGATGTGAGCCGCTCTGTTCATGCCTTATCAGGCGGACAGAAAAAGCGTGTCGCGATTGCTAAAAATTTAATTCAGCCTGCGGGATTGCTGATTTTAGATGAGCCAACCAACCATCTCGATAATGCAACGATTGAATGGCTCGAAGGATATTTGAGTCAATACAGCGGTGCTGTCATTCTGGTGACGCATGATCGTTATTTCCTAAACCGTGTGGCCAACCGAATTTATGAATTGAATCAAGGGCAGCTCTATACGTATAAAGGAAATTATGAAGTCTTTTTAGAAAAAAGAGCCGAACGAGAAGCAGAAGCTCAGGTGAAAGAAACGAAGCGTCAAAACTTACTCAGACGAGAGCTTGCATGGCTGAGAAGAGGAGCAAAAGCAAGATCGACGAAGCAAAAAGCACGCATCGGCAGAGCCGAAGAGCTGATGGATCAAAAAGGGCCTGATGCGAAAGGAGAGCTTGATTTCGCTATCGGCTCGCACCGCCTAGGAAAACAAGTCATAGAGGCAGAAGACTTATCAATTTCATTTGCTGGCCAGACCCTTGTGGAGCGGTTTACAGATTTAGTCGTGCCGGGCGACCGGATTGGATTTATCGGACCGAATGGAGTCGGCAAAACGACTCTTCTTAACTGTCTAGCGGGTAAAATAGAACCGACTACAGGACAATTGACCATTGGACAAACCGTTCGCATTGGCTATTACACGCAGGATCACAAGGAAATGGATGAAGAACTGACCATCATTGAGTACATCAAGGAAACAGCTGAGATCGTCAAGACATCTGATGGCGCCATCGTGACAGCAGAGCAAATGCTAGAACGGTTCCTATTCCCAAGATCCATGCAGCGGACGTTTATTCGCAAGCTGTCAGGGGGAGAACGCCGCAGATTGTATTTATTGAAAGTCTTAATGGAAGAACCAAATGTTCTCTTTTTAGATGAGCCGACGAACGATCTTGATACGGAGACCCTCAGCATTTTAGAGGATTATTTAGAACAGTTTCCTGGCGTTGTCATGACCGTATCGCATGATCGTTATTTCTTAGACCGAGTGGTTCATCGTCTGCTTGTCTTTGAAGGAAATGGCCGCATTTCACACTACCAAGGCGCTTACAGCGATTACATGGAGCAAGAAAAAGAGGCGAAGCGGACAGAGACAAAGCCTGCTGAGAAACAAGTAGAAGCGGCACCTAAAAAGAGAAAAAAACTTTCTTATAAAGACCAGCTTGAATGGGACGGAATTGAAGACCGGATACAGGCTTTAGAGGAAAAACACCAGCAGCTTGAATCCAGCATTGCGGAGGCAGGCAGTGATTTTGGAAAAATTCAAGAGCTGATGGACGAACAAAAAGCCGTTGCTGAAGAACTAGAACAAGCAATGGACCGCTGGACAGAACTATCGCTGATGATTGAGGAATTAGAGAGTCATGACTAA
- the folE2 gene encoding GTP cyclohydrolase FolE2: protein MFSFPPKKERHQQFGSVPPSLGTKPPQKENMTDIQKTEQDFYFHLEQVGICRVSYPVRILSKTAPQDQITSADFALSTSLRAHEKGIHMSRLTEQLHSFYESGKPLDVNSLKALTAALTRQMNQSSASVQVSFPWYMEKQSPVTGKSGLMHATITYDIHFHEKDGWTCHIGCDAQVTTLCPCSKEISEYGAHNQRGSVSIQVELFEQTSFPEDMKAALLHIIESNASAPLYPVLKRPDEKKVTEEAYENPRFVEDLTRLMAIELYEQPWVRGFQVECRNEESIHQHDAYAKCSYQKNL from the coding sequence ATGTTTTCTTTTCCACCCAAAAAAGAACGACACCAACAATTCGGATCTGTACCGCCAAGCCTTGGAACGAAGCCCCCTCAAAAAGAGAACATGACTGACATCCAAAAGACGGAGCAGGACTTTTATTTTCATCTTGAACAAGTCGGCATCTGCCGCGTGTCTTATCCTGTACGAATTTTGTCTAAAACGGCACCGCAGGACCAAATAACTTCTGCTGACTTTGCACTGAGTACCTCCCTGAGAGCTCACGAAAAAGGCATTCATATGAGCCGTCTCACTGAACAGCTGCACTCGTTTTACGAAAGCGGCAAGCCGCTTGATGTGAATAGCTTAAAAGCATTGACAGCAGCGCTTACCCGTCAGATGAATCAGTCATCTGCCTCGGTTCAAGTTTCCTTCCCTTGGTACATGGAAAAGCAAAGCCCAGTCACCGGGAAATCGGGTTTGATGCATGCGACAATCACATATGACATTCATTTTCATGAAAAGGATGGATGGACCTGTCATATTGGCTGCGATGCACAAGTCACCACATTATGTCCTTGTTCTAAAGAAATTAGTGAATACGGTGCACATAATCAGCGTGGCTCTGTTTCCATTCAGGTAGAGTTGTTTGAACAAACATCATTTCCTGAAGACATGAAAGCAGCTCTTTTACATATCATTGAGTCCAATGCGAGTGCACCGCTCTATCCTGTGCTTAAAAGACCTGATGAAAAGAAAGTGACAGAAGAGGCTTATGAAAATCCACGCTTTGTAGAAGATCTCACAAGGTTAATGGCCATCGAATTATATGAGCAGCCATGGGTCAGGGGCTTTCAAGTCGAGTGTCGTAATGAGGAATCCATTCATCAGCATGATGCCTATGCGAAATGCTCTTATCAAAAAAACCTGTAG
- a CDS encoding MerR family transcriptional regulator: protein MEWMKIDQVAKRSGLTKRTIRFYEEIGLLSAPKRTEGGVRLYSEDDMEELEKVMQAKEVLGFSLQELQSFMEIGKQLELNKEGYLLSLDPKERLEKLLDIEAQLSVQHQLITKKLETIQSFKKDLETMKERAAHAIEQLQK from the coding sequence ATGGAATGGATGAAAATTGATCAAGTGGCGAAAAGAAGCGGACTGACCAAACGGACGATACGTTTCTATGAAGAGATTGGTTTATTATCAGCACCAAAGCGGACAGAGGGCGGTGTCAGACTTTACTCAGAGGACGACATGGAAGAACTAGAGAAAGTGATGCAGGCAAAAGAGGTACTTGGGTTTTCTTTACAAGAGCTTCAATCGTTTATGGAAATAGGAAAGCAGCTTGAGCTGAATAAAGAGGGTTACTTGCTGTCGCTTGATCCGAAGGAACGATTAGAGAAGCTGTTAGATATTGAGGCGCAGCTGTCTGTACAGCATCAATTGATTACAAAAAAGCTTGAAACGATTCAATCTTTTAAAAAGGATCTTGAAACGATGAAAGAAAGAGCGGCTCATGCAATTGAGCAATTACAAAAATAA
- a CDS encoding MFS transporter, which yields MKEEEVLKQRTSLLRQPKAVWAVAFACVISFMGIGLVDPILPAIASQLDASPSQVSLLFTSYLLVTGFVMFFTGFISSRIGAKWTLLVGLIFIIVFSALGGTSSTINELIGFRGGWGIGNALFISTALSVIVGVSVGGSAKAIILYEAALGLGISVGPLLGGELGTISWRGPFFGVAVLMLVALLAITFMLPPMQKPQKKVKLFEAVGALKYKGLLTMASAAFLYNFGFFVLLAYSPFVLHLDEHGLGYVFFGWGLFLAVTSVFSAPVIHRKLGTLTSLVVLFASFAVILFGIGVWTSHVVVVICGIVIAGGILGMINTVLTTAVMGSAPIERSIASSSYSAVRFIGGAIAPWIAGVLAESYTASTPYYVGAAVVLLGMIILLLGRKHLVNIQAGH from the coding sequence ATGAAGGAAGAAGAAGTGTTGAAACAGCGTACAAGTCTGCTTAGGCAGCCGAAAGCCGTCTGGGCTGTTGCCTTTGCGTGTGTGATTTCATTTATGGGGATAGGACTTGTGGACCCGATCTTGCCAGCCATTGCATCACAATTAGATGCATCTCCAAGTCAGGTCTCCCTTTTATTTACGAGCTACTTACTTGTGACCGGCTTTGTCATGTTTTTTACCGGCTTTATCTCTAGTCGGATTGGTGCGAAATGGACGTTATTAGTAGGACTCATTTTTATTATTGTCTTTTCTGCTTTAGGCGGTACCTCTTCAACGATTAATGAATTAATCGGCTTTAGAGGCGGATGGGGCATTGGGAATGCCTTATTTATTTCAACTGCCCTCTCTGTCATTGTCGGTGTGTCTGTTGGAGGAAGTGCGAAGGCCATTATTTTATACGAGGCTGCACTAGGTCTTGGGATTTCGGTTGGACCGCTGCTTGGCGGAGAGCTTGGGACGATCTCTTGGCGCGGGCCATTCTTTGGCGTTGCGGTGTTAATGCTTGTTGCTCTTTTAGCCATTACGTTTATGCTCCCGCCGATGCAAAAACCTCAGAAAAAGGTGAAATTATTCGAGGCTGTGGGGGCGTTAAAATATAAAGGGCTATTAACGATGGCATCTGCGGCTTTCTTATACAATTTTGGTTTCTTTGTGCTTTTAGCCTATTCGCCATTTGTGCTTCATCTGGATGAGCATGGTCTTGGTTATGTCTTCTTTGGATGGGGACTATTTTTGGCCGTGACATCCGTCTTCTCAGCGCCGGTCATTCATCGCAAGCTTGGGACATTGACTTCCCTTGTGGTTCTGTTTGCTTCATTTGCTGTGATTTTATTCGGCATTGGGGTATGGACTTCACATGTTGTAGTCGTCATCTGCGGAATTGTTATTGCTGGGGGCATCCTTGGCATGATCAATACAGTGCTCACGACCGCTGTGATGGGATCGGCGCCGATTGAACGTTCGATTGCTTCATCCTCTTACAGTGCTGTGCGGTTTATTGGGGGCGCGATTGCTCCTTGGATTGCCGGCGTACTTGCTGAATCTTACACAGCAAGCACCCCTTACTATGTAGGGGCGGCTGTCGTTCTGTTAGGCATGATCATCCTGCTTCTTGGCCGTAAACATCTCGTCAATATTCAAGCAGGTCATTAA
- a CDS encoding ABC-F family ATP-binding cassette domain-containing protein, which translates to MILSVKDLSHGFGDRAIFHEVSFRLLKGEHVGLIGANGEGKSTFMNIITGKLEPDAGKVEWAKNVRVGYLDQHTVLEKGRTIREVLQDAFHYLFSMEAAMNDIYGKMGEADPDELEKLLEEVGVIQDALTNNDFYIIDSKVEEIARGLGLTDLGLDRDVTELSGGQRTKVLLAKLLLEKPEILLLDEPTNYLDEQHIEWLKRYLQEYENAFILISHDIPFLNSVINLIYHVENQELTRYVGDYDQFKQVYEVKKQQLEAAYKRQQQEVAELKDFVARNKARVSTRNMAMSRQKKLDKMDMIELAAEKPKPEFHFKLARTSGKLIFETKDLVIGYDEPLSRPLNLKMERGQKIALYGANGIGKTTLLRSLLGEITPISGEVERGEFLHIGYFEQEVKEQNSNTCIEEVWSTFPSYTQYEVRAALAKCGLTTKHIESRVSVLSGGEKAKVRLCKLINEETNLLVLDEPTNHLDVDAKEELKRALKEYKGSVLLISHEPEFYQDVATDTWNCETWTTKVL; encoded by the coding sequence ATGATATTATCTGTTAAAGATTTAAGCCATGGCTTTGGCGACAGAGCCATTTTTCACGAAGTCTCCTTCCGTTTATTAAAAGGCGAGCATGTCGGCTTAATTGGCGCCAACGGTGAAGGAAAGTCAACGTTTATGAATATTATTACTGGCAAGCTGGAGCCAGATGCAGGAAAAGTCGAATGGGCAAAAAATGTCCGTGTCGGCTACCTTGATCAGCATACTGTGCTAGAAAAGGGAAGAACGATCCGCGAAGTGCTTCAAGATGCATTCCACTATTTATTTTCCATGGAAGCTGCGATGAATGACATTTACGGCAAAATGGGTGAAGCCGATCCTGATGAGCTGGAAAAGCTGTTAGAGGAAGTTGGCGTCATTCAAGATGCGCTCACAAACAATGATTTCTATATCATTGATTCCAAGGTCGAAGAAATAGCGAGAGGTCTTGGGTTAACGGATCTTGGGCTGGACCGTGATGTGACGGAGCTGAGCGGCGGACAGCGTACAAAAGTATTGCTTGCGAAATTGCTGTTGGAGAAGCCAGAAATTCTCCTTCTCGATGAGCCAACCAACTATTTAGATGAGCAGCATATTGAGTGGCTGAAGCGCTATTTACAGGAATATGAAAATGCGTTTATCCTCATTTCACATGATATTCCATTTTTAAACAGCGTCATTAACTTGATTTATCATGTTGAAAATCAAGAGCTCACTCGCTATGTTGGTGATTATGATCAATTTAAACAAGTGTACGAAGTCAAAAAGCAGCAGCTTGAAGCAGCTTATAAAAGGCAGCAGCAGGAAGTCGCTGAATTAAAGGATTTTGTTGCAAGAAACAAAGCGCGTGTCAGCACAAGAAATATGGCCATGTCCCGTCAAAAGAAACTGGATAAGATGGATATGATTGAATTGGCAGCAGAAAAGCCAAAGCCTGAATTCCACTTTAAGCTGGCACGAACTTCCGGGAAATTGATTTTTGAAACAAAAGATTTGGTCATTGGTTATGATGAACCGCTCTCTCGTCCATTGAATCTGAAAATGGAACGCGGGCAAAAAATTGCGTTATACGGCGCTAACGGTATCGGAAAAACGACATTGCTGCGAAGTCTTCTTGGAGAAATCACGCCAATTTCTGGTGAGGTGGAACGCGGAGAATTCCTGCATATTGGCTACTTTGAGCAAGAAGTAAAAGAGCAAAACAGCAACACTTGTATTGAAGAGGTGTGGAGTACCTTCCCTTCTTACACGCAATATGAAGTCAGAGCCGCTCTTGCAAAATGCGGATTAACGACAAAGCATATTGAAAGCCGCGTGTCTGTATTAAGCGGAGGAGAAAAAGCAAAGGTCCGTCTTTGCAAGCTGATCAACGAAGAAACCAACTTACTTGTTCTCGATGAGCCGACCAATCACTTGGATGTCGATGCCAAAGAAGAACTAAAACGAGCGTTAAAAGAATACAAAGGGAGCGTCTTATTGATCTCTCACGAACCTGAATTTTATCAAGATGTTGCAACCGACACATGGAATTGTGAAACTTGGACAACCAAAGTACTTTAA
- a CDS encoding DEAD/DEAH box helicase has product MIENWAFLKEAKPFIQENFQAAGFEKPTAIQEKTAEWITEKRDVIAESPTGTGKTLAYVLPLLNKIDVNIKHPQVLILAPSRELVMQIFDVVQEFKQGSDIKAVSLIGGANIKKQQEKLKKHPNIVVATPGRVQELIKIKKLKMHEVKTVVLDEADQLLVPEHMKTIQAIIKSTLKERQILCFSATLKEETVQLIKQMTSEPEVLKIARSEEEAQKVGHYYLLCDQRDKVKLLQKLSRLEDMQALVFVRDITNLSIYAEKLAYHHVDLGVLHSEAKKAERAIILKEFEQREFPLLLATDIAARGIDIDDLPYVIHADLPNEEGYIHRSGRTGRAGKEGAVISLVTPQEHATLKKMAKKLNLSLQEIVYKQGQLHLAPKQA; this is encoded by the coding sequence ATGATAGAAAATTGGGCATTTTTGAAAGAAGCAAAGCCATTTATTCAGGAAAACTTTCAAGCGGCTGGCTTCGAAAAACCAACAGCTATACAAGAAAAAACAGCAGAGTGGATTACGGAGAAGCGTGATGTGATCGCGGAATCGCCTACGGGAACGGGGAAGACACTGGCGTATGTGTTGCCGCTTTTAAATAAAATCGATGTGAATATCAAACACCCGCAAGTCTTAATCTTGGCACCTTCAAGAGAGCTTGTGATGCAAATTTTTGATGTCGTGCAAGAGTTCAAACAAGGATCAGACATCAAAGCGGTCTCCTTGATTGGTGGAGCGAACATCAAAAAGCAGCAGGAAAAACTAAAGAAACACCCGAACATCGTTGTCGCAACACCTGGCCGTGTACAGGAATTAATCAAAATCAAAAAACTGAAAATGCATGAAGTGAAAACGGTCGTGCTAGATGAAGCAGATCAGCTTCTTGTGCCAGAGCATATGAAAACGATCCAAGCGATCATTAAATCCACATTAAAAGAAAGACAAATCCTCTGTTTTTCTGCGACGCTGAAAGAGGAAACGGTTCAACTGATTAAACAAATGACGTCTGAACCAGAAGTATTGAAAATTGCCAGAAGTGAGGAAGAAGCGCAGAAAGTAGGACACTATTATCTGTTATGTGATCAGCGTGATAAAGTGAAATTACTGCAAAAGCTATCACGCCTTGAGGACATGCAGGCGCTCGTCTTTGTGCGTGATATTACGAATTTAAGCATTTATGCAGAGAAATTAGCGTATCACCATGTCGACCTTGGTGTGCTTCATAGTGAAGCGAAAAAAGCAGAGCGTGCTATCATCTTAAAGGAATTTGAACAGCGTGAATTTCCGCTTCTCCTTGCAACAGATATCGCAGCAAGAGGCATCGATATTGACGATCTGCCGTACGTAATCCATGCCGACCTGCCAAACGAAGAAGGCTATATCCACCGTTCAGGCAGAACCGGGCGCGCAGGAAAGGAAGGGGCTGTCATCAGCCTAGTCACACCTCAAGAGCATGCAACGCTCAAAAAAATGGCGAAAAAGCTGAATCTTTCGCTTCAGGAAATTGTTTATAAGCAAGGCCAGCTGCATCTTGCCCCCAAGCAGGCATAA
- a CDS encoding NADP-dependent oxidoreductase has translation MSQQKQIQLAKRPKGLPTKDVFHFETVDIPVPQDGEVLIQTKYVSVDPYMRGRMQDTKSYTPPFKLNEVIQGGVVGEVVESNSPQFEKGDFVLGFLGWQEYSTAKAESLTKIDPSIAPLSYYLGILGMPGQTAYFGLLAIGQPKEGETVVISGAAGAVGSVVGQIAKIKGAHVVGIAGSDDKLAYLKELGFDETINYKTTNDLDDAIAKACPNGVDVYFDNVGGEISDAVMNHLNRFARIPVCGAISSYNISASEDIGPRVQTKLIKTSALMQGFIVANYSDRFEEAARYLAQWVKEDKLTYKETIIEGFDNIPDAFLGLFKGENVGKQLVKIS, from the coding sequence ATGAGTCAACAAAAGCAAATTCAATTAGCCAAACGTCCAAAAGGATTACCTACAAAAGATGTTTTTCATTTTGAAACAGTCGATATACCTGTGCCGCAAGATGGCGAAGTCTTGATTCAAACGAAATATGTTTCTGTAGATCCTTATATGAGAGGACGAATGCAGGATACAAAATCCTATACACCTCCATTCAAGCTAAATGAAGTGATTCAGGGCGGTGTTGTCGGAGAAGTCGTTGAATCCAATTCGCCTCAATTTGAAAAAGGGGATTTTGTTCTTGGATTCCTTGGCTGGCAAGAATATTCCACAGCCAAAGCTGAATCTCTGACTAAAATTGATCCATCCATTGCGCCATTGTCCTATTATTTAGGAATTTTGGGCATGCCAGGGCAAACCGCTTATTTCGGACTTCTTGCGATTGGCCAGCCAAAAGAAGGCGAGACCGTTGTCATTTCTGGAGCCGCAGGTGCTGTTGGTTCCGTTGTGGGACAAATTGCTAAGATCAAAGGCGCACACGTCGTTGGGATTGCCGGATCTGATGACAAGCTGGCTTACTTAAAAGAGCTGGGCTTTGATGAAACGATTAATTATAAAACAACAAATGATTTAGATGATGCCATAGCAAAGGCGTGCCCTAACGGCGTCGATGTGTATTTTGACAATGTTGGCGGCGAAATTTCTGATGCCGTGATGAATCATTTGAACCGCTTTGCACGTATTCCAGTGTGCGGCGCGATTTCGTCTTATAACATTAGCGCAAGCGAGGACATCGGACCGCGTGTGCAAACAAAACTCATTAAAACAAGCGCATTGATGCAAGGCTTCATTGTTGCCAACTATTCAGATCGTTTTGAAGAGGCTGCAAGATATCTCGCACAATGGGTAAAAGAAGACAAACTGACTTATAAAGAAACAATCATTGAAGGCTTTGACAACATTCCTGATGCATTCCTTGGACTATTCAAAGGTGAAAATGTCGGAAAACAGCTTGTCAAAATTTCATAA
- a CDS encoding YfmB family protein gives MYYFSAEQQFNAWVVSDLVKQLFQKWNPEEAKAKPLTLFAEQHFRISIDYLFSIIINIGDIESIEQDPQDLLSSYLNILFPFVTRDMMKASMQNANEYLLKERDADVYQLFGCLPPLLSVAFQKSSPHL, from the coding sequence ATGTATTACTTTTCAGCGGAGCAGCAGTTTAATGCTTGGGTTGTCAGTGATTTGGTGAAACAGCTTTTTCAGAAGTGGAATCCTGAAGAAGCAAAAGCAAAGCCGCTTACATTGTTTGCTGAACAGCACTTTCGCATCTCCATTGATTATCTCTTTTCAATCATCATTAACATTGGAGATATCGAGTCGATTGAACAAGATCCACAAGACCTGTTGTCCTCATACTTGAATATCCTTTTTCCTTTTGTGACGCGCGATATGATGAAAGCCTCCATGCAAAATGCGAACGAATATTTGTTAAAAGAACGTGATGCGGACGTGTATCAGCTGTTTGGCTGTCTACCGCCGCTCCTCTCTGTTGCCTTCCAAAAAAGTAGTCCTCATCTATGA
- a CDS encoding general stress protein — translation MKPVVREYSNDETLQRDVEQLKALGVAREDIYVLSHDDDRTERIAGNADANTIGQREVGLKHAVGNIFSKKGDELRNKIHEIGFSKEEAEKFEEHLDEGKVLLFVTDHEKVKTWA, via the coding sequence ATGAAACCTGTTGTAAGAGAGTATTCAAATGATGAGACACTTCAAAGAGATGTAGAGCAATTAAAAGCACTCGGTGTAGCAAGAGAGGACATTTATGTTCTGTCCCATGACGATGATCGTACAGAGCGTATTGCTGGAAATGCAGATGCTAATACGATAGGTCAAAGAGAAGTTGGACTTAAACATGCTGTTGGGAACATCTTTAGTAAAAAGGGCGATGAGCTCCGAAATAAAATCCATGAAATTGGTTTCTCTAAAGAAGAAGCTGAGAAATTTGAAGAACATTTAGACGAAGGAAAAGTCCTTCTCTTTGTGACAGACCATGAAAAAGTGAAAACTTGGGCATAA
- a CDS encoding class I SAM-dependent methyltransferase yields MKKALYHEDSGLYLEKMRMAFQEHYEKRTDMWSTDPSLTDAAVMSLKAWHSREKNALASVLDIGCGNGRALEHLRGLSAYVGIDLYEHEEWEGLQKRETVPVHFVHQDFMSWSMDQGRGMQFDLILDHGCFHHQHPDDHERYLKQVSSLLHEGGVFSLVVWGEEWRTGLIGEDGRFHFSFSDSQLGERICSSGLELVSITPLKAKAGISQHHVIAVKI; encoded by the coding sequence ATGAAAAAAGCTTTATACCATGAAGACAGTGGGTTGTATCTAGAAAAAATGCGTATGGCATTTCAAGAACATTATGAGAAAAGAACAGATATGTGGTCTACTGATCCATCCTTAACAGATGCAGCCGTGATGTCATTAAAGGCATGGCATTCACGGGAAAAGAATGCACTTGCTTCTGTGCTCGATATCGGGTGCGGGAACGGCCGGGCACTTGAACATTTAAGGGGGCTTTCTGCATATGTCGGTATCGACCTGTATGAGCATGAGGAGTGGGAAGGATTACAGAAAAGAGAAACGGTTCCTGTCCATTTTGTTCATCAAGATTTTATGTCCTGGTCGATGGATCAGGGACGCGGGATGCAGTTTGATTTAATTTTAGATCATGGCTGCTTTCATCACCAGCATCCTGATGATCATGAGCGTTATTTAAAACAGGTCTCCTCTTTGCTTCATGAAGGCGGCGTCTTCTCACTTGTTGTATGGGGAGAAGAGTGGAGAACAGGGTTGATCGGAGAAGATGGCCGTTTCCACTTTTCATTTTCAGACTCTCAGCTTGGAGAAAGAATTTGTTCATCAGGTCTGGAGCTTGTATCGATTACACCATTAAAAGCAAAGGCCGGCATTAGCCAGCATCATGTCATTGCCGTCAAAATCTAG
- a CDS encoding GTP cyclohydrolase II yields the protein MNKFVDELQSMIHHFTFQEKNYLLVGPVNLPISIQHEEVPFKWYAFAPVEGETKPTIESIVQMSTAQQTFSSCLLFGDFENEVPPLVRIHSVCQTGDVFGSLKCDCGPQLALSLKKITDYGKGMLVYMANQEGRSIGLMAKALTYKLQEMKLDTFEANRLIGCGDDDRHYEEAAAVLHYLNKGKPMHLLTNNPDKVDSIAAYGLPVLRFDHTVEASLYNEAYLKAKAASGHMVDEKKLINQ from the coding sequence ATGAACAAGTTTGTAGATGAATTACAATCAATGATTCATCATTTTACCTTTCAAGAAAAAAACTATTTGCTCGTGGGGCCAGTGAACCTGCCGATCTCCATTCAACATGAAGAAGTGCCATTTAAATGGTATGCCTTCGCACCTGTTGAAGGGGAGACAAAACCAACGATCGAATCTATTGTCCAAATGAGTACCGCGCAGCAAACCTTTTCCTCTTGTCTCTTATTTGGCGACTTTGAAAATGAGGTGCCGCCGCTAGTGCGAATTCATAGTGTCTGCCAAACAGGGGATGTGTTTGGGTCACTGAAATGTGACTGCGGTCCACAGCTTGCGTTATCGCTGAAGAAAATCACCGATTACGGTAAAGGCATGCTCGTATATATGGCCAATCAAGAAGGGCGGTCAATTGGGCTGATGGCGAAAGCATTGACGTATAAATTACAGGAAATGAAGCTGGATACATTTGAAGCCAACCGCCTAATCGGGTGCGGAGATGATGACCGGCATTACGAGGAGGCAGCGGCTGTTCTGCACTATTTAAACAAAGGGAAACCAATGCACCTCCTAACGAACAATCCAGATAAAGTCGATTCCATTGCTGCCTACGGTCTTCCTGTTTTGCGGTTTGATCATACGGTCGAAGCCTCTCTCTATAATGAAGCCTATTTAAAGGCAAAAGCAGCCTCGGGGCATATGGTCGATGAGAAAAAATTAATTAATCAGTAG